The following coding sequences are from one Deltaproteobacteria bacterium window:
- a CDS encoding TetR/AcrR family transcriptional regulator: MASKRDEILTAAQELFAEYGYAGTTMRMIAEKAGVAFGLVAHYFGNKENLFLVAGHEMIDAMLATIRADIAAAENGLEAVDIFVTSYLNFTQTHRSTFPTLIRCSPFSDDNPHLDRHKIASKFAELIREIEVNLERGIRDGSIAPLPVRNTAHMVYAAIVGAVRTVFLTPFENQGLFEDARRFISRSIAAR; encoded by the coding sequence GTGGCGAGTAAACGAGATGAGATTCTGACGGCGGCCCAGGAGCTTTTCGCCGAGTACGGCTACGCGGGCACGACCATGCGCATGATCGCCGAAAAGGCGGGCGTGGCCTTTGGCCTGGTCGCGCATTATTTTGGCAACAAGGAAAACCTGTTTCTGGTGGCCGGGCACGAGATGATCGACGCCATGCTGGCCACCATCCGGGCGGACATCGCGGCGGCTGAAAATGGTTTGGAGGCCGTGGATATTTTTGTCACGTCCTACTTGAATTTTACCCAGACCCACCGCTCGACCTTTCCGACCCTGATCCGCTGTTCGCCGTTCAGCGACGACAACCCGCATTTGGACCGGCACAAGATTGCCTCGAAATTCGCGGAATTGATCCGGGAAATCGAAGTCAACCTGGAGCGGGGCATCCGTGACGGGTCCATCGCGCCCTTGCCGGTGCGCAACACTGCCCACATGGTTTACGCCGCCATTGTCGGCGCGGTGCGGACCGTGTTTCTGACACCCTTCGAGAATCAGGGCCTGTTCGAGGACGCCCGGCGCTTCATCTCGCGGAGCATCGCCGCCAGATAA
- a CDS encoding cell filamentation protein Fic — MTGKKKKGKEVSIVRSSAAEYLTFVAASGSGGVEAVYADESIWLTQRMMGMLYDVETHTINYHLKKVFSDSELQEDAVIRNFRITATDGKSYNTKHYNLSAIIAVGYKVNSERAVQFRKWATTIIDEYTIKAYVMDDERIKSGGSILVDQYFEEQLQRVREIRLSERKFYQKITDIYATAIDYDLTAQATERFFATVQNKLHWAIHGQTAAEVIVNRADANKQHMGLITWKDAPSGKIQKFDVSVAKNYLTEDEMAQLSRLVAAYLDVAEDMALRKIPMTMQDWETRLNRFIAATDREILQDAGKVTAEIAKAHAESEFEKYRITQDRLFESDFDRMLKQLPLSGLPEEEP, encoded by the coding sequence ATGACAGGGAAGAAAAAGAAGGGCAAGGAGGTCTCCATCGTTCGTTCCTCGGCGGCGGAATATCTGACCTTTGTCGCCGCCAGTGGCTCGGGCGGCGTCGAGGCGGTCTATGCCGATGAAAGCATCTGGCTGACCCAGAGGATGATGGGCATGCTCTACGATGTGGAGACCCATACCATCAACTACCACCTGAAAAAAGTGTTCTCGGACAGTGAGTTGCAGGAAGATGCAGTTATTCGAAATTTTCGAATAACTGCCACCGATGGCAAAAGCTACAACACCAAACACTACAATCTGTCAGCCATCATCGCCGTTGGCTACAAGGTGAACTCCGAACGGGCCGTGCAATTCCGCAAGTGGGCCACCACTATCATCGATGAGTACACCATCAAGGCCTACGTGATGGACGATGAGCGGATCAAGAGCGGCGGCTCCATCCTGGTTGACCAGTATTTCGAAGAACAGTTGCAGCGCGTTCGTGAGATTCGCCTCTCCGAGCGCAAGTTCTATCAGAAGATCACAGATATTTATGCCACGGCCATTGACTATGACCTGACGGCCCAGGCCACCGAGCGCTTTTTTGCCACCGTGCAGAATAAGCTGCACTGGGCCATCCATGGGCAGACGGCGGCGGAGGTCATCGTTAACCGAGCCGACGCCAACAAACAGCACATGGGGTTGATCACCTGGAAAGACGCGCCGTCTGGGAAAATCCAGAAGTTCGACGTCAGCGTGGCCAAGAATTACCTGACCGAAGACGAAATGGCACAGCTCAGTCGGCTCGTTGCCGCCTATCTCGATGTTGCCGAGGATATGGCTCTGCGCAAGATTCCCATGACCATGCAGGATTGGGAAACCCGCCTGAACCGCTTCATCGCGGCCACCGACCGCGAGATTTTGCAGGACGCGGGCAAGGTGACCGCCGAAATCGCTAAGGCCCACGCCGAAAGCGAGTTTGAGAAATATCGCATCACCCAGGACCGTCTGTTTGAGAGCGACTTCGACCGCATGCTCAAACAGTTGCCCTTAAGCGGCCTCCCGGAGGAGGAACCATGA